The following DNA comes from Maylandia zebra isolate NMK-2024a linkage group LG6, Mzebra_GT3a, whole genome shotgun sequence.
ATTAAGAGCAGTAAGTTTGGAAGGTTTTACTGAGTAAAAGGAAGAGGGGAGTGGGAGAGGGAGGGTTTCTGATCCCTCAACATCATGCAGAAGCATCACATGCTGACCTAGAGAATCCTGACATCTATTGGAGATGACAGGTAATGAACTAAAAACTTCTTAACAAACACTTCTCTCAACAGTCAAAGCTAAATTATATTGTTTTCTTGTCCTCAAATGATTGCTGGAAGTTTGCATCATGACTGCGTGATATATATTCTTCATTTTAATGAATCTGTAATGCACTGTAGGGAAATCATTAATGAGTTTCCGTGTAACTGTGTATGTAGGTTCCTCTCAAATGCAAGAGGAGTATGGCTGCTGCAGTGACAATCTTTACACTGACTGTGATTTTAGTGTAGTGTTTTTGAGCCATTGCAGTTACTTCAGTTACAGAATTGACTGTTTTTATGTAGTGCTCTCCATGGAACCAGAGATTACAGCTTTTTAATAATGGTTTTAAGAGGTTTAAACATTTTATAATCATGATGTGTCCTGACCATGATATACTTTGATACCACAAAACGGAACTTGAGGATCTTTACATTATTCTGttgaattttaattaaataaaatattcaggaGACAGAATTCTTGTTGGCTATTCCGAAACACTTAGTTTTCAAAAAACtaaacactaaaaataaaaattaggaGGTCATTGTCTGCTTCCAAAAAGTTCATATCTGTGATTTTCTTCTTGACATCAAGGAAGTGCAGTTCACAGGCAGGTCTGCTTATTATGCAAGTGGGGATAACCAATATTCTGCAATTTGgaagtcttttttttcacaaatgacACATTTAAGATGCTGTAGTTATTTTCAggattttattttaacacaatggacagcatttttaaattttaccaATTTTGTAACCTGAGTTATCATCAATTTCATATAAATCAGTAAATAACAGCCCATTTATTCATGACACAGTtaatcagtttttcttttctaacaCAGGGGAAAACATTTTACACTCATGGTACTTGACACTGAAACAACTTACAAGCAAAAGTGCAGTTCTCTTTGTTGTAGCATCAATCTGAGTTATTTGTCCCTCGGGTTCTGGtggtaaatacatttttgttgttcttcTATACATGAACAGGTCAGCTGTTGCTcacatgataataataatgcaccCCTCTTGATACATTCTACCTGAATCTTAGTCATCAGGACCTAACACAGTCCCTAGAAATTTCAGAAGAGTTATCTCTTATATCATAAACATATTGTTTCTCATTCAGCCtcctgttatttattttcatttccacagttttcaGAGAGAAACACATGTGTAAAACCTCAACTTatagattattatttttcttatgaCATCACTGACCCCCTTCGTCAGGTCTGCTCACTTTGAGCCAGTACTTTGGACTGCTCATGGCATATGTTAATTAGTGTACTGTTTGCATTTTTGTGAATGCATCATCAGGTAGCTTTCTGATGCGAAAAGAGGGTTTTGTACTGTTGCACACCATTGCCAAATCTGGCTCTAAATATCATGATGACAGCTGTGACCACTCATTTTGCTATTAATGGCTTTCTTGCAAGAATTAGACCGAATTTCAACCAATTAATCCAACTGtgaatattttatttcctcATTTGGAAAAATAGTGGTGCAGTGTTGTTCCTTTGCACTCAGCAGCACTGCACCTCTGATTACAACTGGTATAAAAATACTTAATTATTGAAGAAGAATCTTCATATTTGAAGCgcttaaataaaaaaactaagtTAAAACAAGAAAACGATTTAATGCCTGAAAACAATTGAGCTTTAATCATTCAATAACATAAACAATTTAGAAATTAAATATCTTAATACATTAATTTCAGAAACTAAGACAgttataataatttttttttacatttgttgttttacaaaaaataaactaatcTCTATGCTTGTAAGTTATCAAAGCAAAACtaacaaacataaaacataaggagaattcttaaagaataaaaactatGATTATTTACTTTGTGAATCCTGATCCATTTCAAATCTTGCTACTCACTTATTTACTTAATTTTTTCTGCCTAACACAGAAGTAGTCAAAAATCCTCCATATTAGCAGTGCAAACAGTCAGCAGTTTCATTTGCGACAGTGCATCAGAGAATCATTTTGTCTACTTTGTTTAAATCTATCTGAAGGTCGTTGTTTAACCACACATCAAAAGTGCTGATGGCGACTGTAAATGCCATTTAATTGCAAAGGGGCTAAAGAAAATAATACTGAACCATCTATGAAAAAATATAGTATGAAACTATTACAAATATTTGTTGTATAATAAATGATTCTTTATTGTGCTGCATATTTTTAGAGCTATTCAGCCGTCAAACGTGTTTAAGGACTCTAACAATTGCTGtggtaattaaaatttaaaaaaaaaattaaataggtAAATAAAAACTGTCTCTATTTTAATGTTCATTTAAAAGCATGGAGTTTAACCCTAAACCCTACACAAAATTCAATTCCAGTTCCTTTAAATTGTCCTTTAATGTTgatatatatgtacattatGCAGCTGTACTGAAAATTTCCCAAAAATTTCTAACTAGTCAATTTGGATAAGTTTAGGAAGGTAAATTTAATTCGGACATCACAAAGTTTAACTCAGTTTCTTTTGCACAAGAATGTGTTAACTTTAGCACTGTATTAAACAGTTTTGATTGAGTTTCTaatctttaaaatgaatttaagaATTGCCACTGTCATACTGGAAAGAAGCATCTGTTAAAACTTTTAATCCTTCAACCACACataactataaaaaaaaaactaaactactaTATCAACCATGTGTCTATAAGACTTAGTATAGAAAGTAAAACCAATTACTAGTTAGTTtgctttttgtcattttgactCTGTAGGAGTTTAGATAAAAGAAGATGGGGTTGGCTTTGAATCTTCTTTTAAGATATAACCGCTATTCTATAAACAAGATGGTCAAGATTAACTGGATACATGTCCGATATACAGCTTCAGAAAACATATAAAGAAACCTAAGGTGGTTGCAGTAAATGCTTGGCAGGGCATCTCAAAagattaaatgtaaaatttggTGAAATCCATGTGTTTTACATTTCATTAACTAAAAAGGACTTTCATCCAAGGATTAAAAACAGCCCTTAACTTAATCTTAACTTTAACCTTAACTATTTTTGATTACCCCTAAAATTGGGATAGCGTGTATAATAATATAATGACTCCAGTTCCTTAACAACTAATGCAACACTATAGTTGAACCCCTTGAGCTAAAAGGTTTGTAAAACCTTGACTACTGAATGTCATCAAAGACAATTCGAAACTCAGTTTCTATAAAAtgttcaaaagaaagaaagaaaaaaatcagctgattgcCAGAGTTTCCGAAGAGCACCTTAAAGCTTCTCTGGACTCgactcatttttctttttaaagagatTTTTGAGCTTTAAAGGTTTCTTgctcttttccttttccttgtTCTTGTCATCTGCGGCCTCCGAAGGCAATGAGGGAGCAGGAAGGACAACCCTTGGTTTTGGCAGAGGTGGCTCCATCTCTGCTCGCAGCCTGCCAGCAGAGAGGTTTGTTGCTGAAGACACGGAGCTGCATGATTTTTCAAGGATTCCATCATAAACGAGCTGGCTCAGTGGCCCAACAGTAAAAAAGTCTGATGAAGACTTCCATGGCACCTGGGAAGTTAACATGAGATCAGGCTGCACATTGTGAGCTGCCAGTGAACTTGATTCTGATAACTCTTCCCTCAAGATGAATTGTTTAGGCATTTCCCTTGGGATATCAACTCTATCCCAAGAGATTTTTCCAGTAGGAGTGTCTATGGTGCTTTCAGCATCCTCTCTCGGCATTCTTGGCATTCTCCTTCTGAGAGAACCAGCAGACATTTCAAGTTCATTTCTCAGTAAACCTTTACTTGTTGATGGCTCTAAACAAAACTCTTGCATCTCTGTAGAGGATGAGGTGTCCACAAGTGCTTCGAGTCTCTCTCTGGGCAGTATCTTCATTGAAGCAACATCTGTATAATACTCCAGCTCATCTCTAGATATTTTTCTTGTTGGTATTCTGGTTGTCTCAACTATTTTGTCTTTTGCTGATCCCCTCACAGAGGAATCAAATTGATTTTCCCCTTTATGGAACGCATGTTTCCTGGAACCTGTGTCTTGGGAAACTCCCATTGAATCTCTAGTAATCCTTCTGGAGTCAAATAGATGCTCAGGATCATCCCTTGTCATCTTTCCTGAGGAAGTGTCAGTTGAAGAGCCCATCATATCTTTTGATATCTTCCTTTTTGCTAGATCCACTGATGCTTCTACTTCATCCCATATCATCTTCCTCACATCTATTCCCAAATCACTTCTTTCTCTGAATGTATTCTTTGAGGGAACTTCTGTCAAATCCCCCACTGTGTCCTTCTCTACTTTCCTGGGTGAAAACTCTGCATCTGTCTCATTTGAAATTCCCTTTTTAAGCGCAACATCAGTGGAAAGTCCAGTCCTGTTGCGTGACATCTTCCTTGATGTTGAATCTGTACATGACTCTTCTGCAGACATTTTTAAAGAAGATGTTTCCAACGAAGTATCCAAGgttttgtctctaaccatcttGCTACAGGCAATATCAACAGAAGTTTCAAGGTCTTCCACTGACATTTTGTGAGGTGGCGATTCAACAAGAGCCTCTACTTCTTTAGTTAAAGTTTTTGTAACAGGGCTCTCAGCAAGCAGCTCAGTGTCATCGTGATAGAGCTTTCGAGAGGAGATATCAACAGCAGAACTAGGGAACAGTTTGCTGAGAGGAGGAGAAGTCATATACTCTGAATCTGAGAACCTTTCTTGGGAATCTCTATTAGTGAgagaaaggaaaggaagcataagcaaagaaaacaggaaaggaaaaaaaaatcaaaggacaGCTAAGGCTGGTATAAAGGTAGGATAAGAAAGTGGTTTAAAAATGCACAgcaagtgcatttttaaaagttgGGAAAAGGCAGACATACtgtttttttagtgtttttcgAAAATGTTCCTCTTCCTCGTCATAGGAAGAGTAGGGAGTTCGGATGGGGATAAGAAGGTCAGGGTCTGGGGAGATCATGGTGGCTGATGGTTGAGGAATGATCCCTGAGCGACGTGACCGACGTATGGATACCCGTGCTCGAGGAGACCGTTTAAGTGGTGCAACTGCAACTGGTGAGAAAcaattattaaaaatgaataatttatGCAGAGCAGATCCTGTAAGAGCAGAAATTAATATGTACCCTAATTTTCATTCCAGAACACTACTAATTAAACTTTGTCTGTGAAGCTGCAGTAAACGTACGGTTAGAGAAGTTTGGTGATGTAGGAACAAGGATGGTATATACATGTATGTGTACGTATACTAATAACACCCATTAACAATATAGTTAACAATTTCTTTTACCTCTTTAGTATTTCTGTTATTTGTGAAGCGTTATTAAGGAAGGAATCTGAGCTCTGTTATGagtgcttgtttttctttttcagtcaatGAGTTTGTGTATTCTtagcaaaacacaaacttatcaGCTACTTAACAAATCCTTCACTTTGGAAATATTTCAGAGTTTTGAGGTTGAACACTGCATACACTATTGTACTTTGATTCTGATCACAAATTCAgagttatttatcttttcattctaaaaagttttaaatgtgctgtaacTGGGATCCATTTAATATTGGAATATTTTTTGAGACAGAGGATAGTTTTGTCATATATCAGGTTGTTATTAAACTCATATTTGCAGGCAATACAAACCAAATAACTTAATGTGAAATATTAAATTCAACGCCTATTTGCATACTTCTGAATGCATTGATTGGAAGTGTGCAAATCCCATATCACGttccagattccaatcaaatCTAACGCTGTGTGACACTGACAATAACAAGGACTCAACTAAAGCCTTAAAAGCTCCTACTTCCTGTTTCTTACCTGGTATCTGAGGTAAAATAGGAGAGGTAGGCTCATCTAAAAGATCCTCTATGGAGCCATGAATGGAGCTGTGGCACGAACAAGATGACTGGCACACTCTAGGCAACCCCAGGGCAATTGAGTCGGAGTAGAGTTGAGCAGTGAGTTTTGCTAAACCCGGATTCCTGATGATGGGAAACCCACAGAGGAGCTCAATATGTTGCCAGCGATGAAGACGCTCCCGCAGGCAGGCTGTTACTTCAGACAAGGCATTCCTTTAAGAGATCCAAAAAGCTTTGTGATGTAATTTGTTGAATCTTTATATTGACAGACACAAATACCTGCACAGAGGTAACTTTGTGACTCACTTGGCCTCCAAAATCTTGTGGTCTACTTGGTCTAGAGAGGAGCTGTGGGCCACGTGGAGTGTCCCCAGCACAgagtttctcttcttcttaatCTTCTCTGCCTAGAAAAAAGCATACATATGAGTCTGGGCACTTACATATGAAGGATAGTCACTATAAGCATTATTACTCTTATGTTGCTATGCATTACCTCCTCCTTGGCAGTGGCAAGCTGTAGTTCTGCACTCTGCTTTTTAACATTGTAGTACTGCACCTCTACCTCATGTGTCAGCTGCAGCCACTGCTGAAGCACCTCTGTGACAGTCCAGCTGGCTTGCATGTCCTTCTCGGCCTGCTTCAGCGCTCCACGGACCTGAAGAGGTGGCAAATGTTAAAAATCATCAGTATGCAGAAAATAATTTAGGGTAAAATCTTCAGGCCTGCCAAACTAGGATGATGAGTGTCTTGCATTTGTGAAGCTGCTTGCTCTCGCTGCAGCATTTCTACCTGTTCCAGCTCCTCCTCTGCATATCTGAGGCGGCTCAGCTCACTAACAGCTCCCTGCCTCAGCTCATGCAGACGATGAGCCTCTTCCTGTGCCCCCATGATCTCATCTCTCATCTTCTCCTCTAggctctgtttttcttctgccACATTACGCTTTTCTTCCTGGGCTCGCTCCAGTCTGAGTAAATCAAAGCGTGTTTAGTTCAATCACACAAAGCAAAGGCAATCCGGTAACTTACAGTAGCTAAGAGACtgacagagagaagaaaaaaaaatcacagttctTACTGTTCTTGTAGTTCTATGAGGCTCTGTTCAGCCCTCTGGAGACTTTCTAAATCTTTCATCATTTTAGATATGTGGACTTTGCTGGCTTTGTTCTGAGCCTGGGCAAACCAGCAGCCGCCGACTCCCATCACaactgacacaatgagcagcaGGTCTTTCATGTAGTTATGAGGGGGCCCTATGATTGAATGGACATCAGATCGCTTTAAATAATAATCAcatcaaaatgtatttctatagcacataaTAATACAACAAAGTTGAGCAAAGTGCTTCACACTCAGTCAGGGCAATAGCATAAGacagaataaaagaaacagttaaaAGGAGGGCAGGATACAATATGAACAATatgggtaaaaaaaaaccccacataacTAGCCACAAAATAGCATACTAATTTGAATCAAAAGCTAGACTAAAATAATAAGTGATAATAATAAGACGCAATTTAAAAGATTGGACTCTGAGGAACGAATATAAGgagggaggttattccagagtctggcAGCTATGACAGCAAAGGCCTGATCACCTCTGGACTTCAGACGAGACCTCGGTTGCGTCAGGACCATATGATTGGAAGATCTAAGTGCCTTATTAGGGATAGACAAATGGAGGAGTTCGCATAGATAGCTGGAAGCCAAATTGTTTAAAATTTAAGGTAAATTAAAAGGTAAGCAAGAGAATTTGGAAATTGATGCGATAttcaacagggagccaatgtaaGTTGGCTAAAACTGATGTGATGTGGGCATAATTTCTAGTACCAGCTAAGAGACGTGCAGCTGTGTTTTGAAATAACGATATGAACATTAAGTAAGTTGAAACGAAAGGCCTTAAATGTAAACCGATTTAGCAACTTTGCTGCCTAATCCATCATTTAATGCTGATTTTAGATTAAAGGTTAAGAGGAAGAGTAATACAAAAGTAGTTATGCAATGAAAAGAATGGCAACAGGACATGAATGTATCTTTCCTGCTTCAAAGACATCAAAGCTACTGTCTGAGGGAATAAAGTGAGGATTTCTTCTTACGTGTAGGTGGTCCGAACAGAACAACATCCAGAGCTTTGATGGTGAGCTTCTGTTTGTCTCTCTGGTCCTGAACTCTTAGCTGGCCACTCAGGAATGAAGGCTCATTAGCTGCAATCCTACAAATGGATTTtatggtttttattttaatggctTATTTGGGATTACCAAAATATGCATACATGTGTGTTTTTAGGGTTTCCAGGGTGACGAGCCCTGCCTTGTATAACATATGTATGGTTGCCAGAAGAGAGTTAACAGtagcaaaagaagaagaacaatggCGACACATGTTGACTACAGATATCACTGTGAATCAAACAAACGGGAGAGAATGTGGTTCCTTCAAAACTTAATCTGAGAATATAGTTTCTAGAAGACCAACTTGTTTATGTGGCGAATTGCCTGTACACCCTCTTCAGTTATTCTCACCTGGGGAGTGTGTTTCCATTGACCTTAAACTCTTTAAAATGTCTCTCATACTGTGGCAATTCAACAAAATCCTTCAGCCAGCGGAGCACGTCATCCTGAGTCCAATTATgtactaaaacaaaacaagatcaAGTTTCAGATAAAACATGATactggacacaaacacacacacacactctgttaCACCCGGATACCTTCGGATGACTTCCAGCTTCTCCAGAGCTCCTCAACTGTGATGTGCTGGTCTTCTCTGTGCAGGTTGCTGTGTTTGTTAGTCTGTTGCTGCTTCATGTCTTCAATAATGAACTGCGACATTGGAGAAAAACAGTACAACAGAGTGAAAAtaggactttttaaaattttattatgAGGTACAACACTAAAATGCGAAGATAAGTGTCACAAGGACATCATATTGTTTGAACTTTATGTCCAGGATAAATAGAGTGAGTGCTGGTGTGAGTCATGTGCTTAGATTTCAATCTAGGAATAAGGAGCGGttgtttttagtttgcattTATTTAGAATGGTTGCAGAACCATAAGTGTGTGTTGCAAACTTCAGggattgcgtgtgtgtgttggtgctgTCTTGGAATGTGTGCTTGGCTCTAGACGAAGGCTAGAGGAATTTTGGGACTTTGATGAGCCCAGACCCCTCCTCTGACATCTCTATGGTAACTGCAACCTGAGCCCCTGGATACTGTATCCCTGAGCTGCATTCTGGAAGGCAAAGGCATTAGAGAAGTCTAAGTTGATTACCTGACGCACATACAAACAGTATAGCAGCATATTAACGTTGAGGTAGTTTACCATTCAAAGAAAtctcaggggggaaaaaattgtCATGACACACTGCTTACTGTTACGAATGACTACAAAGGTCACCAGTGTAACGGTTTTCTATTTGTGCAAACTAATTTTTGTCACTGAGCCAAAGGCAAAGTTATACTGCTATCCTTGAAGGAGCATTTGACTCTAGCAGCAGTGATGACACCTGTTGTTGCACTGCTAAACACTATGTGCATCAATCATGCAAAAACATACAAGCACAGGGATTAAGTAaaataattcaataaataaataaaataagaaaatgggTTACATATTTCATGAAGAGCAAGGTGTCTACCTCCACACTCTCTTCCACCTCAATCCCCCCATCTTGGTCATCATCCATCATCTGATGGATGCTCCGAAGGGCCTCCAAGCTGAAGCGATCAGCCTCGCTCATGCATGGTGGAGACACTACGGCGCAGGGGTCTGCATGGGTGGGAAAGGCAATAATAATACATCTCATTATTTTTGCTCAGTTTATTCCAAAAGAACTTTAATTTGCCAACTTTACATCGTTATTTAAGCTGATCTATAAGAGCTTTTCATTATTTTGGCTCACATAGCATCATCTATAATGTCCACAAGATCAACATGGAGAGCCTGGGATATCTTACTGTCTCCTTTGTGCATTTGGTAGTTATCACTatatctcaaaaaaaaaaaaaatcccatgtaATAGCAATTCTAAATTGCATGTTCATCCGCTGGGAATTACACTGTTCTGTTTAAAAATGGTTAAGAGTCCCGAAGTAAAGTACAATAAATCTCAGTGTCCTCTGTCTGATTCTAGGGAGGTACATTACTTGCATCCTTTTCACTCttaatgtttgctttgttttgtgtatgtatCCCTTTTTTCCTAACAATATACTTAAAATACAATCCTATCAACctattaaaataaaaccaaagtaAAAGCAACACCATTTCAACCCAGATAAATTAGAATAAAATGGAAGACAAAATGGAAATTAAACCAAGTGCCCAGTCAGTACAATACATTAGCTGAGAGTTAACAGTTTCCCTTTAAAATCTACTTATTAGTTAAACAGACTGCGGAGGTGGTTATTTCACTGGCTGCATTCAATGTCAAGAAGCATTGAATTTAATCGTTATGTGGTGTTTCTAATATAAATAATTTCATAAATACTGTACTCAAATTCTTTTTTGGTACTTTTAGTACTTTTTTATGACATTAGGAAACTACCCAAAGTCTAAAGTTCCAGTTTTCTGAATGAATTTATTAGAGTTAAATGGGCTTAAAACAGCTTTCACAAATTTTAGCAAACAAATAAGGTTTTAGGATCAAGCCTTCACTCCATGAAGCAACACACTATGAGAAAATGTGCAGGAAATACATTTCACTGAATCATAATGACGACTCATTATGATCAAATCGACCGTTGTAATTTGGTTTAAATCGTACAGTGAGTTCCTGGCTTGAGTACAAGTACACTGATGCATTAGAAGATGACGCATAGCTTTCCGTCATCTGTCAGTTTGCTGAGTCACAGCCCATTTTCGTCTCAGTGACTCTCAAGTCTGAGTGTTTCAAGGGGCAAGAGGCTGAGAGTCAAAGGTCTGCTAGCTGAGCCCACCTCGAGCCACCTCCAGTGATGCTAACCACTCTGTGCCAAAAATGTAATGAAGAAATAATCCATgagtaaagagagagagaggggagaaagcaagagggagagagacttctatggaaaaaacaaacaaacagaggattCCCATTTCGCTGCATCCTGCCCTTAATCTTCTTACAAAAATATCGGCATTTATCTCTGAAGgttcttgttgtgttttttaatatgaagCAAATCCTCTGggaatttttgcatttttagacAGTTACAACCACACGAGCCATATGTTTTCTTCCTGTGCAAGATTATCTTAAAACATACACAGATACATAAACACAGGGTGTGTTTTCAGAAGGTTTCTCAAGTAAGGAAGAACAGCAGAAAGTAGGAGTAAAATGATTTCAGATTATTAACTGTTTGAATGATGTAGGCATCTCCTACTCAACACAAGTGATGTGCTCTTTTCATGATAAGTAGGAGGGaaaactcatttaaaatgttatagCAGAACATTTGGTAAGCCGATGTTTCACTTGCTGCTGTCATAACAGAAATCTATGACAGTTACAGGCtatatgtttttgttcttcttatcaTCACCACAGGCAGGAGAATCTACAGTAACGACATATTTTATAAAAGCAAAGATATTATCCCTCGTTTGCTGATGAAACTTGAATTCCAGAATAAGGAGAAGCTGCTTCGATGATGGAGCTTCTTCTGCCTCACAAGGTGGTGTAAACAAAGGGACCTAAAACAGTGTTTGTGCCTTTACTGCTCACTTTGTGTGAGAATTGATGTGTGGTGCTGTTAGGAATCACTTATATTTAGGGACAacaattaaaatgaattaattactgcCAGGGTTAAGGTTGGGGCAGCAACGAGTAGAAAAGGATTCCAGGAAATAGCTGTAGGTCGACGTAAATGTCCTCTGTAGCGATGGGAAACACAACTGTGAGTTTGTGCGCAGGGGATTGTGTGGGTTTAACGATGTCCCTGTAGGACCTCCACATAAAAACTTTCCACAGGTGAGCGGAAGCTGCTGGAATCCTGAGAGAGTGGAGCACATTGTGGCACGTGTATATTTAGATTAAATTGTCAGAACGCTATTATTAACCCCAGCAACAAGTTTGTGCCCGATTAATGGAcacgtgtttgtttgtttgtttttaacagataaacaaaaacaacaaacaaaaagttcCTGTTTCCTAAATATATTTTTGGCAGCACGTGCAGGTTGCACAAACACCCCAAAACGGAATTCTACTAACAGATGCTCTAATAACCTGATGGTTTTCTtttacaataaacaaacaaataaatgatcAAGGTTAAATTTCCaggttaaattttaaaaaatg
Coding sequences within:
- the stim2a gene encoding stromal interaction molecule 2 precursor, with the translated sequence MFPPSPLLLVFPAALFWAAQVAGDLEGVTIPDPCAVVSPPCMSEADRFSLEALRSIHQMMDDDQDGGIEVEESVEFIIEDMKQQQTNKHSNLHREDQHITVEELWRSWKSSEVHNWTQDDVLRWLKDFVELPQYERHFKEFKVNGNTLPRIAANEPSFLSGQLRVQDQRDKQKLTIKALDVVLFGPPTRPPHNYMKDLLLIVSVVMGVGGCWFAQAQNKASKVHISKMMKDLESLQRAEQSLIELQEQLERAQEEKRNVAEEKQSLEEKMRDEIMGAQEEAHRLHELRQGAVSELSRLRYAEEELEQVRGALKQAEKDMQASWTVTEVLQQWLQLTHEVEVQYYNVKKQSAELQLATAKEEAEKIKKKRNSVLGTLHVAHSSSLDQVDHKILEAKNALSEVTACLRERLHRWQHIELLCGFPIIRNPGLAKLTAQLYSDSIALGLPRVCQSSCSCHSSIHGSIEDLLDEPTSPILPQIPVAVAPLKRSPRARVSIRRSRRSGIIPQPSATMISPDPDLLIPIRTPYSSYDEEEEHFRKTLKKQDSQERFSDSEYMTSPPLSKLFPSSAVDISSRKLYHDDTELLAESPVTKTLTKEVEALVESPPHKMSVEDLETSVDIACSKMVRDKTLDTSLETSSLKMSAEESCTDSTSRKMSRNRTGLSTDVALKKGISNETDAEFSPRKVEKDTVGDLTEVPSKNTFRERSDLGIDVRKMIWDEVEASVDLAKRKISKDMMGSSTDTSSGKMTRDDPEHLFDSRRITRDSMGVSQDTGSRKHAFHKGENQFDSSVRGSAKDKIVETTRIPTRKISRDELEYYTDVASMKILPRERLEALVDTSSSTEMQEFCLEPSTSKGLLRNELEMSAGSLRRRMPRMPREDAESTIDTPTGKISWDRVDIPREMPKQFILREELSESSSLAAHNVQPDLMLTSQVPWKSSSDFFTVGPLSQLVYDGILEKSCSSVSSATNLSAGRLRAEMEPPLPKPRVVLPAPSLPSEAADDKNKEKEKSKKPLKLKNLFKKKNESSPEKL
- the stim2a gene encoding stromal interaction molecule 2 isoform X1, with the translated sequence MFPPSPLLLVFPAALFWAAQVAGDLEGVTIPGESASFDPAHPCAVVSPPCMSEADRFSLEALRSIHQMMDDDQDGGIEVEESVEFIIEDMKQQQTNKHSNLHREDQHITVEELWRSWKSSEVHNWTQDDVLRWLKDFVELPQYERHFKEFKVNGNTLPRIAANEPSFLSGQLRVQDQRDKQKLTIKALDVVLFGPPTRPPHNYMKDLLLIVSVVMGVGGCWFAQAQNKASKVHISKMMKDLESLQRAEQSLIELQEQLERAQEEKRNVAEEKQSLEEKMRDEIMGAQEEAHRLHELRQGAVSELSRLRYAEEELEQVRGALKQAEKDMQASWTVTEVLQQWLQLTHEVEVQYYNVKKQSAELQLATAKEEAEKIKKKRNSVLGTLHVAHSSSLDQVDHKILEAKNALSEVTACLRERLHRWQHIELLCGFPIIRNPGLAKLTAQLYSDSIALGLPRVCQSSCSCHSSIHGSIEDLLDEPTSPILPQIPVAVAPLKRSPRARVSIRRSRRSGIIPQPSATMISPDPDLLIPIRTPYSSYDEEEEHFRKTLKKQDSQERFSDSEYMTSPPLSKLFPSSAVDISSRKLYHDDTELLAESPVTKTLTKEVEALVESPPHKMSVEDLETSVDIACSKMVRDKTLDTSLETSSLKMSAEESCTDSTSRKMSRNRTGLSTDVALKKGISNETDAEFSPRKVEKDTVGDLTEVPSKNTFRERSDLGIDVRKMIWDEVEASVDLAKRKISKDMMGSSTDTSSGKMTRDDPEHLFDSRRITRDSMGVSQDTGSRKHAFHKGENQFDSSVRGSAKDKIVETTRIPTRKISRDELEYYTDVASMKILPRERLEALVDTSSSTEMQEFCLEPSTSKGLLRNELEMSAGSLRRRMPRMPREDAESTIDTPTGKISWDRVDIPREMPKQFILREELSESSSLAAHNVQPDLMLTSQVPWKSSSDFFTVGPLSQLVYDGILEKSCSSVSSATNLSAGRLRAEMEPPLPKPRVVLPAPSLPSEAADDKNKEKEKSKKPLKLKNLFKKKNESSPEKL